The Streptomyces sp. NBC_01255 genome window below encodes:
- a CDS encoding DUF4253 domain-containing protein, giving the protein MAMIPNQLPRLAADPTGRSLGLDLPPGALTGPVDAPYIWSGHGAAGPSAWSALRPAARTAGLLPVLLGGDWSLDRWELMPERMSDPADHEADGVLAGFWDANASDEIPGSVGWPGLAPAQPCDADPDGTAAAVAEMLTEPGFWLEDARPALVPARRSADIPAVIGWTGPLNHENDVARLCAVLRSWEDRFGARVVALTFDQLVVSVAAPPGTLEEAEALAAEHFAFCPDNVNQGDHGGLRAYARTGLLDSPVWTFWWD; this is encoded by the coding sequence ATGGCGATGATCCCGAACCAGCTGCCCCGGCTCGCAGCCGATCCGACCGGCCGTTCCCTCGGCCTCGACCTGCCGCCCGGCGCCCTCACCGGCCCGGTGGACGCCCCGTATATCTGGTCGGGACACGGCGCGGCGGGCCCGTCCGCCTGGAGCGCGCTGCGCCCGGCGGCCCGCACGGCGGGACTGCTGCCGGTGCTGCTGGGCGGTGACTGGAGCCTGGACCGGTGGGAGCTGATGCCGGAGCGAATGAGCGACCCGGCCGACCACGAGGCCGACGGGGTCCTCGCCGGGTTCTGGGACGCGAACGCGTCCGACGAGATACCCGGAAGCGTCGGCTGGCCGGGCCTGGCCCCGGCGCAGCCGTGCGACGCGGACCCCGACGGGACGGCGGCCGCCGTCGCCGAGATGCTGACGGAGCCGGGGTTCTGGCTGGAGGACGCCCGGCCGGCCCTCGTCCCGGCACGGCGCAGCGCGGACATACCGGCGGTGATCGGTTGGACCGGGCCGCTGAACCACGAGAACGACGTGGCCCGCCTGTGTGCGGTCCTGCGGTCCTGGGAGGACCGTTTCGGGGCCCGTGTCGTCGCGCTCACCTTCGACCAGCTGGTGGTCTCGGTCGCGGCCCCGCCCGGGACGCTGGAGGAGGCCGAGGCGCTGGCGGCGGAGCACTTCGCGTTCTGCCCGGACAACGTGAACCAGGGCGACCACGGTGGCCTGCGCGCATACGCCCGGACGGGGCTGCTGGACAGCCCCGTCTGGACGTTCTGGTGGGACTAG
- a CDS encoding IS110 family transposase produces MTSAGTVDMDQQWVFGGVDSHADTIHVAVVTDNGGHVADAEFPTTTAGYTAALAFLGAHGDVIAIGVEGTASYGTGFTRAARATGLTVVEVNRPDRAERRRNGKSDPIDAYAAARAALSGRASSAPKDDAVTGIRALHNAARSTVKARTAAINQIGHILVSAPDAIRDRYRALRGKVLIDTLARQRPHGDAVHTAVLTALKSLARRVQALTGEHDELTAALDGVVSTHNPGLRAAYGVGPDTAAQLLITAGGNPDRLRTEASFAALCGVAPVPASSGKTSRHRLSRGGDRAANAALYRISLVRMASDRRTREYVARQTAAGRTKKEIIRLLKRAIAREVFRYLTTTVTVPDIADLRPLRRSKNITLTTVAEHFGVWPAVISCVERGTRRDDYLAGAYRDWLIAA; encoded by the coding sequence ATGACGTCAGCGGGCACGGTGGACATGGATCAGCAGTGGGTGTTCGGCGGCGTGGATTCTCATGCCGACACCATCCACGTCGCGGTCGTCACCGACAACGGCGGTCACGTTGCCGACGCCGAGTTCCCCACCACCACGGCCGGATACACCGCGGCCCTCGCGTTCCTGGGCGCCCATGGGGACGTGATCGCGATCGGCGTGGAAGGCACCGCGTCCTACGGAACCGGCTTCACCCGCGCGGCCCGGGCCACCGGTTTGACCGTGGTCGAGGTCAACCGCCCCGACCGCGCCGAACGCCGCCGCAACGGCAAGTCCGACCCCATCGACGCCTACGCCGCCGCCCGCGCCGCACTGTCCGGACGCGCGTCCAGCGCGCCCAAGGACGACGCCGTCACCGGCATACGTGCCCTCCACAACGCCGCCCGGTCCACGGTCAAAGCCCGCACCGCCGCCATCAACCAGATCGGTCACATCCTGGTCAGTGCCCCCGACGCTATCCGCGACCGCTACCGGGCCCTACGCGGCAAGGTGCTGATCGACACCCTCGCCCGCCAGCGACCCCACGGGGACGCGGTCCATACTGCCGTCCTGACCGCCCTGAAGAGCCTGGCCAGGCGGGTCCAGGCCCTCACCGGCGAGCACGACGAGCTCACAGCCGCACTCGACGGCGTGGTCAGCACCCACAATCCGGGCCTGCGAGCTGCCTACGGCGTCGGTCCCGACACCGCGGCCCAGCTCCTGATCACCGCCGGCGGCAACCCCGACCGCCTCCGCACCGAGGCGTCCTTCGCCGCTCTATGCGGCGTCGCACCCGTGCCGGCCTCCAGTGGCAAGACCAGCCGTCACCGCCTCTCCCGAGGCGGTGACCGGGCCGCCAACGCGGCCCTCTACCGCATATCCCTCGTCCGCATGGCCAGCGACCGGCGCACACGCGAATACGTGGCACGGCAGACCGCGGCCGGCCGGACGAAGAAGGAGATCATCCGTCTCCTCAAGCGGGCCATCGCCCGCGAGGTGTTCCGCTACCTCACCACCACGGTCACCGTCCCCGACATCGCCGACCTACGACCTCTGCGGCGGTCCAAGAACATCACCCTCACCACCGTGGCCGAGCACTTCGGCGTCTGGCCCGCCGTCATCTCCTGCGTCGAACGCGGCACCCGCCGCGACGACTACCTCGCAGGCGCCTACCGCGACTGGCTCATCGCAGCTTGA
- a CDS encoding DUF7660 family protein: protein MSLIPDDEVRSRDELVSFVRGLHEDYLRRGDEWENQTLDRFLEALAAWMHDSPGWYQNVGQELPEGGNWAFLAKALQAATGYE from the coding sequence ATGTCACTGATTCCCGACGATGAAGTCCGCAGCCGCGACGAACTGGTCTCCTTTGTTCGAGGACTGCATGAGGACTATCTCCGAAGGGGAGACGAGTGGGAGAACCAGACCCTCGATCGATTCCTTGAGGCCCTTGCGGCATGGATGCATGACTCGCCGGGCTGGTATCAGAACGTGGGTCAAGAGCTCCCCGAAGGCGGGAACTGGGCTTTCCTGGCGAAAGCGCTTCAGGCCGCCACTGGCTATGAGTGA
- a CDS encoding DUF1876 domain-containing protein: MHTLVGWHVEMEFKEEGDRTRAAAMVRLTDGTEFRAHGTANRHPSDPDQLRVGEEIAGARALMDLASQLLQKAHTEIDEVSGRTSHSIR; encoded by the coding sequence ATGCACACGCTTGTCGGATGGCACGTGGAGATGGAATTCAAGGAGGAGGGCGACCGGACGCGGGCGGCGGCCATGGTCCGGCTCACGGACGGCACCGAGTTCCGGGCCCACGGCACGGCCAATCGACACCCCTCCGATCCTGACCAGCTGCGCGTCGGCGAGGAGATCGCGGGCGCCCGCGCGCTCATGGACCTCGCCTCACAGCTGCTCCAGAAAGCCCACACGGAGATCGACGAGGTCTCGGGCAGGACCTCCCACTCCATCCGATGA